Proteins from a genomic interval of Marinitoga sp. 1197:
- a CDS encoding metal ABC transporter permease — protein MIDLFSYDFIIYAVIASILASFSASILSNYIVLKKMEFIGEGAAHTAFGGIALAILLNLNVDLISIITAMLFGTTIYFIGKREKINENSVIGMILSFSMALGVIFLYLKPGYTPEITSYLFGDILMVTSNDVMILSFISFVIFLFVILFNKELKYYAFNPKMAKNYGISVNMINYLFLIIVSVVVVTSVKIIGVILVTSLLITPGAISKLFAKSLNQMLIISGFIGIFSGFLGILIAYFINIPPGPSIVVTLFSIFIFSYIINYLKNKTFSKRA, from the coding sequence ATGATTGATTTATTTTCTTATGATTTTATAATTTATGCGGTAATTGCTTCTATTCTGGCAAGTTTCAGTGCATCAATACTTTCAAATTATATAGTTTTAAAGAAAATGGAATTTATAGGAGAAGGAGCTGCTCATACAGCATTTGGAGGTATAGCATTAGCTATATTATTAAATCTTAATGTTGATTTAATTAGCATAATTACTGCTATGTTATTTGGAACAACTATTTATTTTATTGGAAAAAGAGAAAAAATTAATGAAAATAGTGTAATTGGAATGATTTTATCATTTTCAATGGCTTTAGGGGTTATTTTTTTATATTTAAAACCTGGATATACACCAGAAATTACAAGTTATTTATTTGGTGATATTTTAATGGTAACCTCTAATGATGTGATGATTTTAAGTTTTATATCATTTGTTATTTTTCTTTTTGTAATACTCTTTAATAAAGAATTGAAATATTATGCTTTTAATCCTAAAATGGCAAAAAATTATGGAATATCTGTGAATATGATTAATTATTTGTTTTTAATAATAGTATCTGTTGTTGTGGTGACTTCTGTGAAAATAATCGGAGTTATTTTAGTTACTTCTTTATTGATTACTCCAGGTGCCATTTCTAAATTATTTGCTAAATCATTAAATCAGATGCTCATAATATCAGGCTTTATAGGTATTTTTTCCGGTTTTTTAGGTATATTAATTGCTTATTTTATAAATATTCCTCCTGGACCGTCTATAGTTGTTACGTTATTTTCTATATTTATATTTTCATATATAATTAATTACTTAAAAAATAAAACATTTTCTAAAAGAGCCTAA
- a CDS encoding magnesium transporter CorA family protein has translation MVKFYSRIEHKLVEAKSFSQDALIKVINPSQDEIHMLSSLLNFDPDFINDSLDDDERSRIEIDEDTILLILKVPMRNEEDEKIPYKTVSLGIIIGKNYILLSMKNEIDFIEKMIEASLLNPHKKSKMIFQIFFKNAKLFLDYLKEINKTIDLVEEELHKSMKNYELETLMYLEKSLVYFTTSLRSNEIMMEKLLKGKILELYEDDQDLLEDTLIENRQAIEVTNIYSNILSGMMDAYASVISNNLNIVMKILTVVTILLQVPTILTSFYGMNVKLPFQENPLVYINIIISSLIIMFMTFLWFKGKKWL, from the coding sequence ATGGTAAAATTTTATAGTAGAATTGAACATAAATTAGTGGAGGCAAAAAGCTTCTCTCAAGATGCATTAATAAAAGTTATAAATCCATCTCAGGATGAAATACATATGCTATCAAGTTTGTTAAATTTTGATCCTGATTTTATTAATGATTCACTTGATGATGATGAAAGATCTCGTATAGAAATTGATGAAGATACAATTTTATTAATATTAAAAGTTCCTATGAGAAATGAAGAAGATGAAAAAATACCATATAAAACAGTATCTCTTGGTATTATTATAGGAAAAAATTATATATTACTTTCAATGAAAAATGAAATAGATTTCATTGAGAAAATGATAGAAGCAAGTTTATTGAATCCTCATAAAAAAAGTAAAATGATTTTTCAAATTTTCTTTAAAAATGCAAAATTGTTTTTGGATTATCTAAAAGAAATAAATAAAACTATCGACTTAGTTGAAGAAGAATTACATAAATCTATGAAAAATTATGAGTTAGAAACATTAATGTATCTTGAGAAAAGTTTAGTGTACTTCACTACATCATTAAGATCAAATGAGATAATGATGGAAAAATTGTTAAAAGGTAAGATTTTAGAATTATATGAAGATGATCAGGATTTATTGGAAGATACCTTAATCGAAAATAGACAGGCAATAGAAGTAACTAATATTTATAGTAATATCTTATCTGGTATGATGGATGCTTATGCGTCTGTTATTTCAAATAATTTAAATATTGTTATGAAAATTTTGACAGTTGTAACCATATTGCTTCAAGTACCAACAATATTGACGAGTTTTTATGGAATGAATGTAAAATTACCGTTTCAAGAAAATCCTCTGGTATATATAAATATAATTATTTCATCATTAATAATCATGTTTATGACATTTTTGTGGTTTAAAGGGAAAAAATGGTTATGA
- a CDS encoding Eco57I restriction-modification methylase domain-containing protein: protein MLKYKEKNLGQIFTPSHIVEKMVRLIRYGNNILEPAVGNGEFLKQLKNYKNIISIEIDRSFSFDIISENLPSIIFSDFFDYSIKNKFDTIIGNPPYVKYSNIIPETRKKLKKFNILFDGRTNLFLYFIYKSYLHLKEKGEIIFIVPRELFDLTSALRVNQLLHENGTFTHIYTFGDKKIFGKGFSPNVMIFRYEKGNMSHETIYNDEKRYQYCSKGFIYFIKEKNYSMHLSDIAYVKVGGVSGADEVFAHESGNIEVVCSYTQKTGKTKRMIYNTINDHLLKHKEKLLKRKIKKFDENNWWKWGRDFYISDRPRIYVNAKTRNKKPFFIHESKYYDGSILGIFPKNKNIDLVELRNMLNDLNWEELGFICDGRYIFTQKKLENVILPEDFQKFI, encoded by the coding sequence ATATTGAAATATAAGGAAAAAAATTTAGGTCAGATTTTTACACCATCACATATAGTTGAAAAAATGGTTAGATTAATAAGATATGGAAATAATATTTTAGAACCGGCTGTAGGGAATGGAGAATTTTTAAAACAATTAAAAAATTATAAAAATATTATATCTATAGAAATTGATAGAAGTTTTTCATTTGATATAATATCAGAAAACCTTCCGTCAATTATTTTTAGTGATTTTTTTGATTACTCAATAAAAAATAAATTTGACACAATTATTGGAAATCCTCCATATGTAAAATATTCAAATATAATTCCAGAAACCAGAAAAAAGTTAAAAAAATTTAATATTTTATTTGATGGGAGAACAAACCTTTTTCTTTACTTTATTTATAAATCGTATCTTCATTTAAAAGAAAAAGGAGAAATCATATTTATTGTACCAAGAGAATTATTTGATTTAACTTCTGCTTTAAGAGTCAATCAATTACTTCATGAGAATGGAACTTTTACACATATATATACTTTTGGAGATAAAAAAATATTTGGTAAGGGGTTTTCACCAAATGTAATGATTTTTCGATATGAAAAAGGTAATATGTCTCATGAAACTATATATAATGATGAAAAAAGATATCAATATTGTTCAAAAGGTTTTATTTATTTTATAAAAGAAAAAAATTATTCTATGCATTTAAGCGATATTGCATATGTTAAAGTAGGAGGAGTAAGTGGGGCTGATGAAGTATTTGCTCATGAATCTGGAAATATAGAAGTTGTTTGTTCTTACACACAAAAAACAGGAAAAACTAAGAGGATGATTTATAATACTATTAATGATCACCTTCTAAAACATAAAGAAAAATTATTAAAAAGAAAAATTAAAAAATTTGATGAAAACAATTGGTGGAAATGGGGAAGAGATTTTTATATTTCTGATAGACCAAGAATATATGTAAATGCCAAAACAAGAAACAAAAAACCTTTTTTTATTCACGAATCAAAATATTATGATGGAAGTATTCTGGGTATTTTTCCAAAAAATAAAAATATTGATTTAGTAGAATTAAGAAACATGTTAAATGATTTAAATTGGGAAGAATTGGGTTTTATTTGCGATGGAAGATATATATTTACGCAAAAAAAATTAGAAAATGTAATATTACCAGAAGATTTTCAAAAATTTATTTAA
- the fliJ gene encoding flagellar export protein FliJ, producing MRFKFNLERLKNLRERLEEEAKRIFLEATAERIKAEEKLVAINNKIKLENERFIKQISQNLMTIQEIQQWRSYLESLEKEKIKLGDIYREKVAIEEEKRKEYLEARKNRIILEKLKERKFEEYKIEYQREENRNLDEIGIQMYYRKKKDFK from the coding sequence ATGAGATTTAAATTTAATCTTGAAAGATTAAAAAATTTAAGAGAACGCCTTGAAGAAGAAGCAAAAAGAATTTTTTTAGAAGCCACTGCTGAAAGAATAAAAGCAGAGGAAAAGCTTGTTGCCATAAATAACAAAATAAAATTGGAAAATGAAAGATTTATTAAACAAATTTCACAAAACCTGATGACTATACAGGAAATCCAGCAATGGAGATCTTATCTAGAATCTTTAGAAAAAGAAAAAATAAAATTAGGCGATATATATAGAGAAAAAGTTGCTATAGAAGAAGAAAAGAGAAAAGAATATCTAGAAGCTCGTAAAAATAGAATCATTTTAGAAAAATTAAAGGAAAGAAAATTCGAGGAATACAAAATAGAATACCAGAGAGAGGAAAATAGAAATTTAGATGAAATTGGAATTCAAATGTATTATAGAAAAAAGAAAGATTTTAAGTAA